From a single Nocardioides panacis genomic region:
- a CDS encoding carbohydrate ABC transporter permease — MTATATPPRQAQPGGRHPRPRRSRRPESGGRLTPGWLPWLLQAPALVVLGGLLLYPLYRVGVLAFEDFGLRELVTGQSSWVGLANFREVLTDPLLWKVALPNTVVFAAVNVTLTVTLGTLVALLLVRLGRWARGVLTSAIMVAWAMPAVTGTYVWVFLFDARDGAVMRALGALGLIDPAATNWFTERLPFYGIATLNVVHHGFPFVAVTVLAGLMTLPKDTLEAAALDGAGAWKRFWHVTVPLLKPVFAVVTILSTIWDFKVFTQIYLMPGGSGTNRDVLNLGTWSYITAISQNRYGLGAAIAVLLTLLLLVITLVYLRTLFKQDEL; from the coding sequence ATGACGGCTACCGCGACGCCGCCGCGGCAGGCGCAGCCCGGGGGCCGGCACCCCCGGCCGCGCCGGTCGCGGCGGCCGGAGTCCGGCGGCCGGCTGACCCCCGGCTGGCTGCCCTGGCTGCTCCAGGCCCCGGCGCTGGTGGTGCTCGGCGGCCTGCTGCTCTACCCGCTCTACCGGGTCGGGGTCCTGGCCTTCGAGGACTTCGGGCTGCGCGAGCTGGTCACCGGCCAGTCGTCGTGGGTCGGGCTGGCGAACTTCCGCGAGGTGCTGACCGACCCGCTGCTGTGGAAGGTGGCGCTGCCGAACACCGTGGTCTTCGCCGCGGTCAACGTCACCCTCACGGTCACCCTGGGCACGCTGGTGGCGCTGCTGCTGGTCCGGCTGGGCCGCTGGGCGCGCGGCGTGCTGACCAGCGCGATCATGGTCGCCTGGGCGATGCCCGCGGTGACCGGCACCTACGTGTGGGTGTTCCTGTTCGACGCCCGCGACGGCGCGGTGATGCGGGCCCTCGGCGCCCTCGGCCTGATCGACCCGGCGGCGACCAACTGGTTCACCGAACGGCTGCCGTTCTACGGCATCGCCACCCTCAACGTCGTGCACCACGGCTTCCCGTTCGTGGCGGTCACCGTGCTGGCCGGGCTGATGACGCTGCCCAAGGACACCCTGGAGGCGGCCGCGCTCGACGGCGCCGGCGCCTGGAAGCGGTTCTGGCACGTCACCGTCCCGCTGCTCAAGCCGGTGTTCGCCGTGGTCACGATCCTCTCGACGATCTGGGACTTCAAGGTGTTCACGCAGATCTACCTGATGCCGGGCGGCTCCGGCACCAACCGCGACGTGCTGAACCTCGGCACCTGGTCCTACATCACGGCGATCTCGCAGAACCGCTACGGGCTCGGCGCCGCCATCGCGGTGCTGCTCACCCTGCTGCTGCTGGTGATCACGCTGGTCTACCTCCGCACCCTGTTCAAGCAGGACGAGCTGTGA
- a CDS encoding GlxA family transcriptional regulator: protein MLSNVAVLAFDGVAPFELGVLHEAWGSDRSDEGLPVLDFAVCAPGGRPVTTEAGFGITVEHDLGRAEEADLIAVPAGGGADVPDCVLDTLRAGHERGARILSLCTGAFVLGEAGLLDGRSCTTHWRHSDELARRFPLARVEPEVLYVDDDRVLTSAGTAAGIDACLYLWRQEFGAAAASTVARRMVVPPQRAGGQAQYIRTPVPDCDAETLGPLLVWMTTHLDEQHTVESLARDASMSPRTFARRFRAETGTTPHAWITSQRVLRAEELLETTDQSVDRIAEEVGFGTAAMLRHHFTKARSVSPQQYRRTFSSLDQRRVS from the coding sequence ATGCTCAGCAACGTGGCCGTCCTGGCCTTCGACGGCGTGGCCCCCTTCGAGCTCGGCGTGCTGCACGAGGCGTGGGGCTCCGACCGCTCCGACGAGGGCCTCCCGGTGCTCGACTTCGCGGTCTGCGCGCCCGGCGGTCGCCCGGTCACCACCGAGGCCGGGTTCGGCATCACCGTCGAGCACGACCTCGGCCGCGCCGAGGAGGCCGACCTGATCGCGGTGCCGGCCGGCGGCGGCGCCGACGTGCCCGACTGCGTCCTGGACACCCTCCGGGCCGGCCACGAGCGGGGGGCCCGGATCCTGTCGCTGTGCACCGGCGCCTTCGTGCTGGGCGAGGCCGGGCTGCTCGACGGTCGCTCCTGCACCACGCACTGGCGGCACAGCGACGAGCTGGCCCGCCGGTTCCCGCTCGCCCGGGTCGAGCCCGAGGTGCTGTACGTCGACGACGACCGCGTGCTCACCAGCGCCGGCACCGCCGCGGGCATCGACGCGTGCCTGTACCTCTGGCGCCAGGAGTTCGGCGCCGCGGCCGCGTCCACCGTCGCCCGCCGGATGGTCGTGCCGCCGCAGCGCGCGGGCGGCCAGGCGCAGTACATCCGCACCCCGGTGCCCGACTGCGACGCCGAGACGCTGGGTCCGCTGCTGGTCTGGATGACCACGCACCTGGACGAGCAGCACACCGTCGAGTCGCTCGCCCGCGACGCCAGCATGTCGCCGCGCACCTTCGCGCGCCGGTTCCGCGCCGAGACCGGGACCACCCCGCACGCCTGGATCACCAGCCAGCGGGTGCTGCGCGCCGAGGAGCTGCTGGAGACCACGGACCAGTCGGTGGACCGGATCGCCGAGGAGGTCGGCTTCGGCACCGCGGCGATGCTGCGCCACCACTTCACCAAGGCCCGCTCGGTCAGCCCGCAGCAGTACCGCCGGACCTTCAGCAGCCTGGACCAGCGTCGCGTGAGCTGA
- a CDS encoding sugar ABC transporter substrate-binding protein — MLVTRKAGRLAVGLAALSLTVAACGGGSSDSGAISDSTGKVDGAGKSLSVWIMEGTNPDAKPFFSGVSAAFKKETGATLDVQYVPWAEAHDKFVNSIAGGTTPDVAEVGTTWTPEFADAGALADLSPAVKQAGLDGDLVPGLVDAGTVDGKLYGMPWYAGVRSVIYRTDVFEKAGVKPPTTWDELVEVGDTLKAKDPKMITFPVAGDSEYGVYPFIWGNQGKIAEQDGSSWKSDISSSEARKGIDFYTGLATEHGFSSPAATTWDEADLSDAFSRGDVAMMIAGSWTPGALVEANPDLKGKIGAFPIPGPDGGVAPSFLGGSHLGVFETAKDKDLAWSFVKLMSTGTFAQQWGEQSGFFPGTKSLLDQVQQENDPVVAPFATQMVEGGASLPVTPLYGQVQGKKTVSAMLQSILSGKASVADATDKAATEMDDIFAKG; from the coding sequence ATGTTGGTGACCAGGAAGGCGGGACGGCTCGCGGTCGGTCTCGCCGCGTTGAGCCTCACGGTGGCGGCCTGCGGAGGGGGCTCCTCCGACAGCGGCGCGATCTCCGACTCCACGGGCAAGGTCGACGGGGCCGGCAAGTCGCTGTCGGTCTGGATCATGGAGGGCACCAACCCCGACGCCAAGCCGTTCTTCTCCGGTGTCTCGGCGGCCTTCAAGAAGGAGACCGGCGCGACGCTCGACGTGCAGTACGTCCCCTGGGCCGAGGCGCACGACAAGTTCGTGAACTCGATCGCCGGCGGCACCACCCCCGACGTCGCCGAGGTGGGCACCACCTGGACCCCCGAGTTCGCCGACGCGGGCGCGCTCGCCGACCTGTCCCCGGCGGTGAAGCAGGCCGGCCTCGACGGCGACCTGGTCCCCGGGCTGGTCGACGCCGGCACCGTGGACGGCAAGCTCTACGGCATGCCGTGGTACGCCGGCGTCCGCTCGGTGATCTACCGCACCGACGTGTTCGAGAAGGCCGGCGTGAAGCCGCCCACCACCTGGGACGAGCTGGTCGAGGTCGGCGACACGCTCAAGGCCAAGGACCCGAAGATGATCACGTTCCCGGTCGCCGGGGACAGCGAGTACGGCGTCTACCCGTTCATCTGGGGCAACCAGGGCAAGATCGCCGAGCAGGACGGCAGCTCCTGGAAGAGCGACATCAGCTCGAGCGAGGCCCGGAAGGGCATCGACTTCTACACCGGCCTGGCGACCGAGCACGGCTTCTCCAGCCCGGCGGCGACCACCTGGGACGAGGCGGACCTCTCCGACGCGTTCTCCCGCGGCGACGTGGCGATGATGATCGCCGGCAGCTGGACCCCGGGCGCGCTGGTCGAGGCGAACCCCGACCTCAAGGGCAAGATCGGCGCCTTCCCGATCCCCGGTCCCGACGGGGGAGTCGCCCCGTCGTTCCTCGGCGGCTCGCACCTCGGGGTCTTCGAGACCGCCAAGGACAAGGACCTCGCCTGGTCGTTCGTCAAGCTGATGAGCACCGGCACGTTCGCCCAGCAGTGGGGTGAGCAGTCCGGCTTCTTCCCGGGCACGAAGTCGCTGCTCGACCAGGTGCAGCAGGAGAACGACCCGGTCGTCGCGCCCTTCGCCACCCAGATGGTCGAGGGCGGCGCGAGCCTCCCGGTGACCCCGCTCTACGGCCAGGTCCAGGGCAAGAAGACCGTCTCGGCCATGCTCCAGTCGATCCTGTCCGGCAAGGCGTCGGTCGCCGACGCCACGGACAAGGCGGCCACGGAGATGGACGACATCTTCGCCAAGGGATGA
- a CDS encoding glycoside hydrolase family 10 protein encodes MFIVRSRPSVLVLLLVAALLPLGAVRAAADPARTCPVDPSAPARQLRAEWIASVANIDWPSRPGLTPDRQRAELRGLYDDAVDTGLNAVVVQVRPTADTFWPSRLEPWSTYLTGTPGRDPGYDPLAFAVREAHARNLEFHAWFNPYRVSMGTDRGALAPGSPAARHPDWVRSYGGKLYYDPGLPQVRALTEDVILEVVRRYDVDAVHFDDYFYPYPVAGQAFDDDATFAAHGAGFPDTAQGRADWRRHNNDLLVSDLDRRVHRVKPWVKLGVSPFAVWRNRATDPRGSATTAGAQTYDDLYADTRRWVRQEWLDYIAPQVYWNIGFAPADYGVLVPWWADQVRGTDVQLYVGQATYKVGTSTQDPAWSDPAEMTRHLAFDRTVPEVDGDVYFSAKDVRADRLGHMDRVRADHYRHPAIVPVTAGVPGRAPRPVTHLTARRTSAGVAVTWRGTGSSYAVYRVAGRADRCTTADATHLVATVHATGHGTQRSRGPQRYVDRAPVAGRATYVVTALDRAYRESRSRATRGCCTNRP; translated from the coding sequence GTGTTCATCGTGCGATCGCGTCCGTCCGTCCTCGTCCTGCTGCTCGTCGCGGCCCTGTTGCCCCTCGGGGCGGTCCGCGCGGCCGCCGACCCGGCGCGCACCTGCCCGGTCGACCCGTCGGCCCCGGCCCGGCAGCTGCGCGCCGAGTGGATCGCCTCGGTGGCGAACATCGACTGGCCCTCCCGGCCGGGGCTGACCCCCGACCGGCAGCGCGCCGAGCTGCGCGGGCTCTACGACGACGCGGTCGACACCGGCCTGAACGCGGTCGTCGTCCAGGTCCGGCCGACCGCCGACACGTTCTGGCCCTCGCGCCTGGAGCCCTGGTCGACGTACCTCACGGGCACGCCGGGCCGCGACCCCGGCTACGACCCGCTGGCCTTCGCGGTCCGCGAGGCGCACGCGCGCAACCTGGAGTTCCACGCCTGGTTCAACCCCTACCGCGTCTCGATGGGCACCGACCGCGGCGCCCTCGCGCCGGGCAGCCCGGCCGCCCGGCACCCGGACTGGGTGAGGTCCTACGGCGGCAAGCTGTACTACGACCCGGGCCTGCCGCAGGTGCGGGCACTCACCGAGGACGTGATCCTCGAGGTGGTCCGCCGCTACGACGTGGACGCAGTGCACTTCGACGACTACTTCTACCCCTACCCGGTCGCCGGGCAGGCCTTCGACGACGACGCCACGTTCGCGGCGCACGGCGCGGGCTTCCCCGACACCGCGCAGGGCCGCGCCGACTGGCGACGGCACAACAACGACCTGCTGGTCTCCGACCTGGACCGGCGGGTGCACCGGGTCAAGCCGTGGGTGAAGCTGGGAGTGAGCCCGTTCGCGGTGTGGCGCAACCGGGCCACCGACCCGCGCGGCAGCGCGACGACCGCCGGCGCGCAGACCTACGACGACCTCTACGCCGACACCCGCAGGTGGGTGCGCCAGGAGTGGCTCGACTACATCGCCCCGCAGGTCTACTGGAACATCGGCTTCGCCCCGGCGGACTACGGCGTGCTCGTCCCCTGGTGGGCCGACCAGGTCCGCGGCACCGACGTGCAGCTCTACGTCGGCCAGGCGACGTACAAGGTGGGCACCTCGACCCAGGACCCCGCCTGGAGCGACCCGGCCGAGATGACCAGGCACCTCGCCTTCGACCGCACGGTGCCCGAGGTGGACGGCGACGTCTACTTCTCGGCCAAGGACGTCCGCGCCGACCGGCTCGGGCACATGGACCGGGTGCGGGCCGACCACTACCGGCACCCGGCGATCGTCCCGGTCACCGCCGGCGTCCCCGGCCGCGCCCCGCGGCCGGTCACCCACCTGACCGCCCGGCGCACGTCGGCCGGGGTGGCCGTGACCTGGCGCGGCACCGGCTCGTCGTACGCCGTCTACCGGGTCGCGGGACGCGCCGACCGCTGCACCACCGCCGACGCCACGCACCTGGTGGCCACCGTGCACGCCACCGGCCACGGCACGCAGAGGTCCCGGGGGCCGCAGAGGTACGTCGACCGGGCACCGGTCGCGGGCCGGGCCACCTACGTCGTCACCGCGCTGGACCGGGCCTACCGGGAGAGCCGGTCGCGTGCCACCCGCGGATGCTGTACGAATCGACCATGA
- a CDS encoding class I SAM-dependent methyltransferase: MSESPMIESSEHPMVVSAIARLATQGGWARMLAGKPLEDELDLNDAELLVAAQVLRRNPDDTLEPVDTHPWYFDPVSLAGGLVSYLRRALRHAEGGTAGWTAEDLDIVVAQGRGSVAAATAIGEGMLPQMAAAHAAFLDGTARFLDVGVGIGAVSGRLCQMFPGVTAVGLDVLAPVLDVARRELSDADLAHRVELRLQSVADLHDVDAFDLAWLPQAFIPRADLARGLHGVFRALRSDRWVVSPVMAAPGEADPFQRAVHAHGAHLTGGGPISVEEVTGLMDEAGFADVRAHDHGGQVVMWGRRP, from the coding sequence GTGTCTGAGTCACCGATGATCGAGTCGAGCGAGCACCCGATGGTGGTCAGCGCCATCGCCCGGCTGGCCACCCAGGGCGGCTGGGCGCGGATGCTCGCGGGCAAGCCGCTCGAGGACGAGCTGGACCTGAACGACGCCGAGCTGCTGGTCGCCGCGCAGGTGCTGCGCCGCAACCCCGACGACACCCTCGAGCCGGTCGACACCCACCCGTGGTACTTCGACCCGGTCTCGCTGGCCGGCGGTCTGGTCTCCTACCTGCGGCGGGCGCTCCGGCACGCCGAGGGGGGTACGGCGGGCTGGACCGCCGAGGACCTCGACATCGTCGTCGCCCAGGGCCGCGGCAGCGTGGCGGCCGCGACCGCCATCGGCGAGGGGATGCTGCCGCAGATGGCCGCGGCGCACGCGGCGTTCCTGGACGGCACCGCGCGCTTCCTGGACGTCGGGGTCGGGATCGGTGCGGTGTCCGGGCGGCTGTGCCAGATGTTCCCGGGGGTGACCGCGGTGGGCCTCGACGTGCTCGCCCCGGTCCTCGACGTGGCCCGGCGCGAGCTGTCGGACGCGGACCTGGCGCACCGGGTCGAGCTGCGGCTGCAGTCGGTGGCCGACCTGCACGACGTGGACGCGTTCGACCTCGCCTGGCTGCCGCAGGCGTTCATCCCGCGCGCGGACCTGGCCCGCGGGCTGCACGGGGTGTTCCGGGCGCTGCGCAGCGACCGCTGGGTGGTCTCGCCGGTGATGGCGGCGCCGGGGGAGGCCGACCCGTTCCAGCGGGCCGTGCACGCGCACGGCGCGCACCTGACCGGGGGCGGTCCGATCAGCGTCGAGGAGGTCACCGGGCTGATGGACGAGGCCGGGTTCGCCGACGTGCGCGCCCACGACCACGGCGGCCAGGTCGTGATGTGGGGCCGCCGGCCCTGA
- a CDS encoding carbohydrate ABC transporter permease, with the protein MSRPTVRSRVGLGLGFTAVLVFSLFPVFVMLSTAVDARANDGSRSLLPTSLTWDNFRFVLDEGGFATYLRNSLVVALSTVVISGLLALLASVAVSRFRFRFRTSVLVMVLVVQMVPLEALVIPLFIQAKNLGLLNHLFGLVVVYVAFSLPFAIWTLRGFVSAVPRELEEAAYVDGASWPRMFWSVLLPLVAPGLVATSVFSFITAWNEFVFAITFMNDQGSYTVAVGLRQFFTQYGTNWGAVMAGSTLITLPVMIFFVIVQRRLSDGLVAGAVKG; encoded by the coding sequence GTGAGCCGCCCGACGGTGCGCTCCCGGGTCGGGCTGGGCCTCGGCTTCACCGCGGTCCTCGTCTTCAGCCTGTTCCCGGTCTTCGTGATGCTGTCGACGGCCGTCGACGCGCGCGCCAACGACGGCTCGCGCTCGCTGCTGCCGACCAGCCTCACCTGGGACAACTTCCGGTTCGTGCTCGACGAGGGCGGCTTCGCGACGTACCTGCGCAACTCGCTGGTGGTCGCGCTGTCCACGGTCGTGATCAGCGGGCTGCTGGCGCTGCTCGCCTCGGTGGCCGTCTCGCGGTTCCGGTTCCGGTTCCGCACCTCGGTGCTGGTGATGGTGCTCGTCGTGCAGATGGTCCCGCTCGAGGCGCTGGTGATCCCGCTGTTCATCCAGGCCAAGAACCTCGGGCTGCTCAACCACCTGTTCGGCCTGGTGGTGGTGTACGTCGCGTTCTCGCTGCCGTTCGCGATCTGGACGTTGCGCGGCTTCGTGTCGGCCGTGCCGCGCGAGCTCGAGGAGGCGGCGTACGTCGACGGCGCGTCCTGGCCGCGGATGTTCTGGTCGGTGCTGCTGCCGCTCGTCGCGCCGGGGCTGGTCGCCACCAGCGTGTTCTCGTTCATCACCGCCTGGAACGAGTTCGTCTTCGCGATCACCTTCATGAACGACCAGGGCTCCTACACGGTCGCCGTCGGCCTGCGGCAGTTCTTCACCCAGTACGGCACCAACTGGGGCGCGGTGATGGCGGGCTCCACGCTGATCACGCTGCCGGTGATGATCTTCTTCGTGATCGTGCAGCGCCGGCTGAGCGACGGCCTGGTGGCCGGCGCGGTGAAGGGATGA
- a CDS encoding GntR family transcriptional regulator, with product MTTVQNGPGSAKQELLRARLEGMIAGLVPGEPLPAERDLARDLGVARMTLRRAVDGLVEEKRLIRRRGSGTFVAGAKVSQRLAATSFSADMRARGLRPGSHTVESRRFPAGMMLAALLDVPPQTDVLFVRRLRLADDVPMALEDLHVPATVAPGLTGEDLESASFYDLLARRFDDPVVAGTQTVEPALAGADEAALLGVPEGSPVFLFERTSRVRSGGVAEFVRSTYRGDRYRIVVDIFPPDGPAS from the coding sequence ATGACCACCGTGCAGAACGGGCCGGGCTCGGCCAAGCAGGAGCTGCTGCGCGCGCGCCTGGAGGGGATGATCGCCGGGCTCGTCCCGGGGGAGCCGCTGCCCGCCGAGCGGGACCTCGCCCGGGACCTCGGGGTGGCCAGGATGACCCTGCGCCGCGCGGTCGACGGCCTCGTCGAGGAGAAGCGGCTGATCCGCCGGCGCGGGTCGGGGACCTTCGTCGCCGGCGCCAAGGTCAGCCAGCGCCTCGCGGCCACGTCGTTCTCCGCGGACATGCGGGCCCGCGGCCTGCGCCCCGGCAGCCACACCGTCGAGTCGCGGCGGTTCCCGGCCGGGATGATGCTCGCGGCGCTGCTCGACGTGCCGCCGCAGACCGACGTGCTGTTCGTGCGCCGGCTCCGGCTGGCCGACGACGTGCCGATGGCCCTGGAGGACCTGCACGTGCCGGCGACCGTCGCGCCCGGCCTGACGGGGGAGGACCTGGAGAGCGCGTCCTTCTACGACCTGCTGGCCCGGCGGTTCGACGACCCCGTGGTGGCCGGCACGCAGACCGTGGAGCCGGCGCTGGCCGGCGCCGACGAGGCCGCCCTGCTCGGCGTGCCCGAGGGGTCGCCGGTGTTCCTGTTCGAGCGCACCTCGCGGGTCCGCAGCGGCGGCGTGGCGGAGTTCGTGCGGTCGACGTACCGCGGGGACCGTTACCGGATCGTGGTGGACATCTTCCCGCCCGACGGCCCGGCCTCTTGA
- a CDS encoding glycoside hydrolase family 3 protein, whose product MSTRRLALSVLLPGFLGTTVPGWLGERLAEGLAGVCLFGQNVGSAEQVRALTGDLHAVRHGVLVASDEEGGSVTRLDARAGSPWPGHATLGALDDPAATFEVAVGLGAAAAAAGLDLVLAPVLDVNSEPDNPVIGVRSFGATPDLVSRHGVAFVTGLARGGVLACAKHFPGHGATRTDSHVGLPVVDVDQRTWRERDLAPFAAAVRAGVPAVMTAHVVVGDVDDRPATLSPRVLGVLREDLGFAGVVVSDALDMRAISAGVGRGEGAVLALAAGVDLLCVGNPEFPDPYDDEAAVEEVVAAVERAVADGRLPVARLEEASARVAALATRAAVPVAPAAAADLGTAVAARALRVSGDVRLADRAVVLVPRAAVSYAAGRTDSALVSGLRSARPGWPVHDVRDPDEARAAASGAGPDAGLEVLLVVEGRPDPSYAAVVAAVLADHPRAVVVYGGLPTPHDAGGRTVHTHGTGAATAAATLDLILGER is encoded by the coding sequence ATGAGCACCCGCCGCCTGGCGCTGTCGGTGCTGCTGCCCGGCTTCCTGGGCACGACCGTGCCGGGCTGGCTGGGCGAGCGGCTCGCCGAGGGCCTCGCGGGGGTCTGCCTGTTCGGGCAGAACGTCGGGTCCGCGGAGCAGGTCAGGGCGCTGACCGGGGACCTGCACGCGGTGCGCCACGGCGTGCTGGTCGCCTCCGACGAGGAGGGCGGGTCGGTGACCCGGCTGGACGCGCGCGCCGGGTCCCCGTGGCCCGGGCACGCGACGCTGGGTGCCCTGGACGACCCCGCGGCCACCTTCGAGGTGGCCGTCGGGCTGGGCGCGGCGGCCGCGGCCGCGGGCCTCGACCTGGTGCTGGCGCCGGTGCTCGACGTGAACAGCGAGCCGGACAACCCGGTGATCGGCGTGCGGTCGTTCGGGGCGACGCCCGACCTGGTGTCCCGGCACGGCGTCGCGTTCGTCACCGGCCTGGCCCGGGGCGGCGTCCTGGCCTGCGCCAAGCACTTCCCCGGCCACGGCGCCACCCGCACCGACTCCCACGTCGGGCTGCCCGTCGTCGACGTCGACCAGCGGACCTGGCGCGAGCGCGACCTCGCCCCGTTCGCCGCCGCGGTGCGGGCCGGGGTGCCCGCGGTGATGACCGCCCACGTCGTGGTCGGCGACGTCGACGACCGACCCGCGACGCTGTCCCCCCGCGTGCTCGGGGTGCTCCGCGAGGACCTCGGGTTCGCCGGCGTCGTGGTCAGCGACGCGCTCGACATGCGGGCGATCTCGGCCGGCGTCGGCCGCGGCGAGGGCGCCGTGCTCGCGCTGGCCGCCGGGGTCGACCTGCTCTGCGTCGGGAACCCCGAGTTCCCCGACCCCTACGACGACGAGGCCGCCGTCGAGGAGGTCGTCGCCGCCGTCGAGCGTGCGGTCGCCGACGGACGGCTGCCGGTGGCCCGGCTCGAGGAGGCCTCCGCGCGGGTCGCGGCGCTGGCGACGCGCGCCGCGGTCCCGGTCGCGCCCGCGGCGGCCGCGGACCTCGGCACCGCGGTGGCGGCGCGGGCCCTGCGGGTCTCCGGCGACGTACGGCTGGCGGACCGGGCCGTCGTGCTCGTCCCGCGTGCGGCGGTGTCCTACGCCGCCGGGCGGACCGACTCCGCGCTGGTGAGCGGGCTCCGCTCGGCCCGGCCCGGCTGGCCGGTGCACGACGTGCGCGACCCCGACGAGGCCCGCGCAGCGGCGTCGGGCGCCGGGCCCGACGCCGGGCTCGAGGTGCTGCTCGTCGTCGAGGGCCGCCCCGACCCGTCGTACGCCGCCGTCGTCGCGGCCGTGCTGGCCGACCACCCCCGGGCCGTCGTCGTGTACGGCGGCCTGCCCACCCCCCACGACGCAGGAGGACGCACCGTGCACACCCACGGCACCGGAGCCGCGACCGCGGCAGCCACCCTGGACCTGATCCTGGGGGAGCGATGA
- a CDS encoding N-acetylmuramic acid 6-phosphate etherase, producing the protein MVALAEAGDPVAAGILDDAARLWTDLVSGAAAPHDEKRVAVVGGLAAVPALADRFAAALPDHLLLQAAAGTPLDGAVLLAARTDLPHEAFVRRTTSADRDATAPAAGPRTDDVDVLATEQVRDDLRDLHRRSPAELVDVLLEAEGTVPAALAGAGRALADAVAAAGRALRDGGRLLYVGAGTPGRLAALDAAECPPTFGTAPDRVVAVLAGGRDADRRAVEGAEDDAGAGARDLLGLEPGPDDVVVAISASGRTPYVLAALDAARAAGATTVAVVNNAGSPAAERADVAVELLTGAEVLAGSTRLKAGTSQKVALNTISTGAMVVAGRTYGAWMVDVTTSNEKLRRRARRILREATGCTDAEALAALEHAGWSTRAALAALLGEVDG; encoded by the coding sequence GTGGTCGCCCTGGCGGAGGCCGGCGACCCGGTCGCGGCCGGGATCCTCGACGACGCGGCCCGGCTGTGGACCGACCTGGTCTCCGGGGCCGCCGCCCCGCACGACGAGAAGCGGGTGGCCGTCGTCGGCGGCCTGGCCGCGGTCCCCGCCCTCGCGGACCGGTTCGCCGCCGCGCTCCCGGACCACCTGCTGCTCCAGGCCGCCGCCGGCACGCCGCTCGACGGCGCCGTGCTGCTCGCCGCGCGCACCGACCTCCCGCACGAGGCGTTCGTCCGACGGACCACCTCGGCCGACCGCGACGCCACCGCTCCCGCGGCCGGCCCGCGGACCGACGACGTCGACGTCCTCGCCACCGAGCAGGTCCGCGACGACCTGCGCGACCTGCACCGCCGCTCGCCGGCGGAGCTGGTCGACGTGCTCCTCGAGGCCGAGGGCACCGTGCCCGCGGCGCTCGCCGGCGCCGGTCGGGCGCTGGCCGACGCCGTCGCCGCGGCGGGCCGGGCGCTGCGCGACGGCGGCCGGCTGCTGTACGTCGGGGCCGGCACCCCCGGACGCCTCGCGGCCCTCGACGCCGCGGAGTGCCCGCCCACCTTCGGCACCGCACCGGACCGGGTGGTCGCGGTGCTCGCCGGCGGGCGGGACGCCGACCGCCGGGCCGTCGAGGGCGCCGAGGACGACGCCGGGGCCGGCGCCCGGGACCTGCTCGGGCTGGAGCCCGGTCCCGACGACGTGGTCGTCGCGATCAGCGCCTCGGGCCGGACCCCGTACGTCCTGGCCGCGCTGGACGCCGCCCGTGCCGCGGGCGCCACCACCGTCGCGGTCGTGAACAACGCCGGCAGCCCGGCTGCGGAGCGGGCGGACGTCGCGGTCGAGCTGCTCACCGGCGCCGAGGTGCTGGCCGGCTCCACCCGGCTCAAGGCCGGCACGTCGCAGAAGGTCGCGCTCAACACGATCTCCACCGGCGCGATGGTGGTCGCCGGCCGCACCTACGGCGCCTGGATGGTCGACGTGACCACCTCCAACGAGAAGCTCCGGCGTCGGGCCCGGCGGATCCTGCGGGAGGCCACCGGCTGCACCGACGCCGAGGCGCTGGCCGCGCTCGAGCACGCCGGCTGGAGCACCCGGGCGGCGCTGGCCGCCCTGCTGGGGGAGGTCGACGGATGA